The Macaca fascicularis isolate 582-1 chromosome 11, T2T-MFA8v1.1 genome includes a region encoding these proteins:
- the KCNA5 gene encoding potassium voltage-gated channel subfamily A member 5, with protein sequence MEIALVPLENGGAMTVRGGDEARAGCGQATGGELQCPPTAGLSDGPKEPAPKGRGAQRDADPGVRPLPPLPKELPQPRRPPPEDEEEEGDPGLGTVEDQALGTASLHHQRVHINISGLRFETQLGTLAQFPNTLLGDPAKRLRYFDPLRNEYFFDRNRPSFDGILYYYQSGGRLRRPVNVSLDVFADEIRFYQLGDEAMERFREDEGFIKEEEKPLPRNEFQRQVWLIFEYPESSGSARAIAIVSVLVILISIITFCLETLPEFRDERELLRHPPAPHQPPAPAPGTNGSGVMAPPSGPTVAPLLPRTLADPFFIVETTCVIWFTFELLVRFFACPSKAGFSRNIMNIIDVVAIFPYFITLGTELAEQQPGGGGGSQNGQQAMSLAILRVIRLVRVFRIFKLSRHSKGLQILGKTLQASMRELGLLIFFLFIGVILFSSAVYFAEADNQGTHFSSIPDAFWWAVVTMTTVGYGDMRPITVGGKIVGSLCAIAGVLTIALPVPVIVSNFNYFYHRETDHEEPAVLKEEQGPQSQGPGLDRGVQRKVQESSGSRGSFCKAGGTLENADSARRSSCPLEKCNVKAKSNVDLRRSLYALCLDTSRETDL encoded by the coding sequence ATGGAGATCGCCCTGGTGCCCCTGGAGAACGGCGGTGCCATGACCGTCAGAGGAGGCGATGAGGCCCGGGCAGGCTGCGGCCAGGCCACAGGGGGAGAGCTCCAGTGTCCCCCGACGGCTGGGCTCAGCGATGGGCCCAAGGAGCCGGCGCCAAAGGGGCGCGGCGCGCAGAGAGACGCGGACCCGGGAGTGCGGCCCTTGCCTCCGCTGCCCAAGGAGCTGCCACAGCCTCGACGGCCGCCTCCCGAGGACGAGGAGGAAGAAGGCGACCCCGGCCTGGGCACGGTGGAGGACCAGGCTCTGGGCACGGCGTCCCTGCACCACCAGCGCGTCCACATCAACATCTCCGGGCTGCGCTTCGAGACGCAGCTGGGCACCCTGGCGCAGTTCCCCAACACCCTCCTGGGCGACCCCGCCAAGCGCCTGCGCTACTTCGACCCCCTGAGGAACGAGTACTTCTTCGACCGCAACCGGCCCAGCTTCGACGGTATCCTCTACTACTACCAGTCGGGGGGCCGCCTGCGGAGGCCGGTCAACGTCTCCCTGGACGTGTTCGCGGACGAGATCCGCTTCTACCAGCTGGGGGACGAGGCCATGGAGCGCTTCCGCGAGGATGAGGGTTTCATTAAAGAAGAGGAGAAGCCCCTGCCCCGCAACGAGTTTCAGCGCCAGGTGTGGCTTATCTTCGAGTATCCGGAGAGCTCTGGGTCCGCGCGGGCCATCGCCATCGTCTCGGTCTTGGTCATCCTCATCTCCATCATCACCTTCTGCTTGGAGACCCTGCCCGAGTTCAGGGATGAACGCGAGCTGCTCCGCCACCCCCCAGCGCCCCACCAGCCTCCCGCGCCCGCCCCTGGGACCAACGGCAGCGGGGTCATGGCCCCGCCCTCTGGCCCTACGGTGGCACCGCTCCTGCCCAGGACCCTGGCCGACCCCTTCTTCATCGTGGAGACCACGTGCGTCATCTGGTTCACCTTCGAGCTGCTCGTGCGCTTCTTCGCCTGCCCCAGCAAGGCAGGGTTCTCCCGGAACATCATGAACATCATCGATGTGGTGGCCATCTTCCCTTACTTCATCACCCTGGGCACCGAGCTGGCAGAGCAACAGCCAGGGGGCGGAGGAGGCAGCCAGAATGGGCAGCAGGCCATGTCCCTGGCCATCCTCAGAGTCATCCGCCTGGTCCGGGTGTTCCGCATCTTCAAGCTCTCCCGCCACTCCAAGGGGCTGCAGATCCTGGGCAAGACCTTGCAGGCCTCCATGAGGGAGCTGGGGTTGCTCATCTTCTTCCTGTTCATCGGGGTCATCCTCTTCTCCAGTGCCGTCTACTTCGCAGAGGCTGACAACCAGGGGACCCATTTCTCTAGCATCCCTGATGCCTTCTGGTGGGCAGTGGTCACCATGACCACTGTGGGCTACGGGGACATGAGGCCCATCACCGTGGGGGGCAAGATCGTGGGCTCGCTGTGTGCCATCGCCGGGGTCCTCACCATTGCCCTGCCTGTGCCCGTCATTGTCTCCAACTTCAACTACTTCTACCACCGGGAGACGGACCACGAGGAGCCGGCAGTCCTTAAGGAAGAGCAGGGCCCTCAGAGCCAGGGGCCGGGGCTGGACAGAGGAGTCCAGCGGAAGGTCCAGGAGTCCAGCGGGAGCAGGGGATCCTTCTGCAAGGCCGGGGGGACCCTGGAGAATGCAGACAGTGCCCGAAGGAGCAGCTGCCCCCTAGAGAAGTGTAACGTCAAGGCCAAGAGCAACGTGGACTTGCGGAGGTCCCTTTATGCCCTCTGCCTGGACACCAGCCGGGAAACAGATTTGTAA